From a single Candidatus Poribacteria bacterium genomic region:
- a CDS encoding PmoA family protein, with the protein MFTLSQTEHSLTVAWDGQQVLGYHFPEDGNRPFCHPLNLPGAPPLTMNEPGDHVHHQGLWVAWKKVNEVNFWEQPGPGSDPTGFGKIVHQRVVAQNADADSARLTTENAWIDWEGTTHLTEQREITVHSPTADAMQISVSLTLQPNEREVVLDLRRGEPGADGRFYSGMAIRFDNIITPGNLLDADGRTEPMDIFGQQSRWCSFTTQHPTDNETYGVAIVDHRDNPRYPTTWWVRNRENYCLIHPSLVYYEPLHLAADETLNLQYRVVLYRGQPDAALFA; encoded by the coding sequence ATGTTTACACTTTCACAAACAGAACACAGTCTAACTGTCGCTTGGGACGGACAACAGGTCTTAGGCTATCATTTTCCCGAAGACGGCAACCGTCCCTTCTGTCATCCGTTGAACCTACCCGGTGCGCCGCCGCTTACAATGAACGAACCCGGCGACCATGTGCATCATCAAGGACTATGGGTCGCGTGGAAAAAGGTCAACGAAGTCAATTTTTGGGAACAACCGGGACCTGGTAGCGATCCGACAGGCTTCGGCAAAATCGTTCACCAGCGGGTTGTTGCCCAAAATGCGGATGCTGACAGCGCACGCCTAACAACTGAGAACGCGTGGATCGATTGGGAAGGTACAACGCATCTCACCGAGCAGCGAGAGATAACCGTCCATTCACCCACAGCCGATGCGATGCAGATTTCTGTTTCGCTGACGCTTCAACCGAATGAACGTGAGGTGGTTTTGGATCTACGGCGCGGTGAACCCGGTGCAGACGGCAGATTCTACAGTGGTATGGCAATCCGATTCGACAATATCATCACACCGGGAAATTTATTGGATGCCGATGGGCGCACTGAACCGATGGACATCTTCGGTCAACAGAGCCGTTGGTGTAGTTTCACAACACAACATCCGACTGACAACGAAACCTACGGTGTCGCCATTGTTGATCATCGCGATAACCCGCGTTATCCGACAACGTGGTGGGTACGCAATCGGGAAAACTACTGCTTAATCCATCCCTCGCTCGTTTATTACGAACCGCTCCATCTCGCAGCCGATGAAACTTTGAACTTGCAGTATCGTGTTGTGCTTTACCGCGGTCAACCCGACGCAGCGTTATTTGCATAA